GTTTGTGCGTGGCTTTGCGGCGACTTGGCAAATGGATCGTGGGCGAACGCACCCTCCTAAGGTGAACCAAATGCAGGGCGGTGATTGGGGCGGCCTCGTAGTGATTCAGGGGCTACGCAAACGGGTGTTTGGTTGACTGCTGTATTGTTACTGCCTCTGAGCTCCTGGCCTTCCCCTCCGTCGTGGATCCAACGACAGCGGGGGCTAGAAAAGCTCAGTTATCTGAGCCTTGTGCCTGTTGCTTTAATTTTAGCGACGTCCTACTAATTTCGTGTCCCCTTTGAGCTGCGGGCGCTCTTGATTTCATCCTCGCCGCGGATCACGCGATTCTTACCTCGGAAGAATCTTACGTATTGATCTAACTGCTTTTTCCACTCGGGGCGATAGACTTCATCGCCTGCGAGAAACAATACTACGTTCACGGAGGGGGGCGTGCGGTTTTTATCTTCGTAAAGTTCTGCGTTCAACTCCTTGAAATACTTGATGACATCTTTTGACTCAACTTGCTGATGGCCTGGGCCGTGCCCCGGGTGTCGGGTTTCCCATTTCAAATCAAGCTCGCCAGCATTAGAATAGATGCCATGGCGCTGTGAGAGGACACGTGCTGGTTGGCCTTTTTTGGCACGATCTGCATTCATACGAGCCAATTCCTTATCGATTCGCTTTTGCATGATCGGCACCTCCAGTTGATGTGCTGCGAGTTGTTCTTTATAGTCTCTAGTTGCAATTAGACGCTCCCAGTCACGTTTTTGTTTATCGCTGGCGGGGGCAATGATGTTTTCAAATCCACGATGATAGCCTGTGATTAAGAATATTGCATCTGCGTTCTGCTCTAAAGCGACTTGTGTGATGAAGCCTGTCTCATTGCCTCGATTCCCACCCCACGCTAAGACACTTTGAAGTTCGTGGTCTGCTAGTGCTGTCAGCCTAGGGGCTTTGGCCTGAGCGCTTGATTCTAGTCCTGGATGCTCAGCATCGCTATTAACGGATGCAATCCACTGCACTAATTGAGCATGCGATTCAGATCCTGCTGGTATGAGTTGAGGCTTAAACAGCACTGTTTTCTTGCGGTCTTGCAGCATGACGTTGAACAAAGTGCCTGCGGAGAGATTACCGACCATGTCAGTGATTTCGTCTTTAATCACTTTGTAGCTATTTAGGCCGCCTTTTTTATCTGTCACCATCTCTCGATTCGCGTCGATCACGAACAAAATTCGCTCAGCACGTGTTTTCAGGCCGAACACACTGACGTCCGAGAGGCCCATGCCAATACTACCGCGCGTGCCGCCGAGCAGTTGTCCACCGCCGATACCACCGAGACCGGCGCTGACGGTGAAGCTTTGATCCATCTCGGGCAGATTTACATCGATCTGAGCAACCGCAATGTTGGCCACTGGGCGCATCGTGAGTCTCTGGGAGGGCTCCTGCTTCGGTGCTTGTGGCTTAATCTGAACCTTTACGGGCGGCGGTGGCTCTTCTTCGACCACTGCTGGCGGTTCTTCGAATTGTGTCTCTTCGGGGATGACGATGTTTGCAATCGTAATGACGCCTGCAACGAACCCGGCGACTACGTGGAGAGCGATACTGATGAAAATCACCTTCAGTAGCATCGGGTTCATCTTACGATCCTTTTTTATTTCGATCATTGCTGTTTAATTGGGGGAATTGAGGTAAATGGCTAAACGCGTGATGGCGTAAGTATATGACTACATCACTTTAAACGAATATTGTCATTTTGCCTAAAGATACGGTTTTTTCAATACTTATATTAGTATTAACATTTTTTGATATATTCAGTCCAGGCCTCGTCTCGTATACAAATATTGGTGTCGAATTCGGAAGTCGTCATGCCCCTGATTCGCAATGACTCTCTATTTCATCGCTAGGTCGATGGGGCGCTTTAGTGAGGGCTAAGAATCATTTCTGTTCACGGCCGTATATGCGTGATATTCAAATGCGCTCCGATATCATATGCTGCTTAGCTTATATGATGAAACAAATTCGCATTGTCGTTACCTCTCTGTGTTGTTCCTTATCCCTATTGGCTGCTGCTGCCAAACCCAATATTGTTTTCGTTCTTTGCGATGACTTGGGCACTGGTGATATTCAGTGTCTCAATCCGGAACGGGGAAAAATCCTAACGCCAAATGTCGACCGGTTGGCGGCCGAGGGGATGATCTTTACCGATGCGCACTCTGGCTCATCGGTGTGCACGCCGACGCGTTATGGCCTCATGACTGGTCGCTATAGCTGGCGCACTCATTTGCAGAGTGGGGTGGTGCAGGGCTTCGATCCCTGTTTGATTGCCGAAGATCGTCCGACCGTTGCAAGCTTCCTGCAAACGCAGGGCTATCATACCGCGATTATTGGTAAGTGGCACCTCGACTTTCTTTATCAAGATTCAAAAACGGGTGAGACCCTGAAGCGTAATGGGAAGAAAGCCTTAGCTCCAGTCGGCAGTAAGATTCCCGATGGACCCGTTCATCGCGGCTTTAATTATTATCATGGCTTTCACCATGCCGGTGATATGAAGGGCGTGATCGAAAACGATACGGTGATCGCTCACGAGGAGGAGATTCATATGTTGCCACGTTTGACCCGCAAAGCGGTTGAGTATATCGATGAGCGCGCGAAGATGGATAAAGATCAGCCGTTCTTTCTCTATGTTCCGTATGGTTCGCCACACTCTCCCGTGCTGCCGACGAAGCCATGGCAGGGGCGAAGCGGGCTCAACAAACACGCGGACTTTGTAATGGAGACCGACGATGGCTTCGGTGCGATCCTAGATGCGCTAGATCGCAATGGCTTCACAG
The window above is part of the Lentimonas sp. CC4 genome. Proteins encoded here:
- a CDS encoding arylsulfatase encodes the protein MMKQIRIVVTSLCCSLSLLAAAAKPNIVFVLCDDLGTGDIQCLNPERGKILTPNVDRLAAEGMIFTDAHSGSSVCTPTRYGLMTGRYSWRTHLQSGVVQGFDPCLIAEDRPTVASFLQTQGYHTAIIGKWHLDFLYQDSKTGETLKRNGKKALAPVGSKIPDGPVHRGFNYYHGFHHAGDMKGVIENDTVIAHEEEIHMLPRLTRKAVEYIDERAKMDKDQPFFLYVPYGSPHSPVLPTKPWQGRSGLNKHADFVMETDDGFGAILDALDRNGFTDNTLVIFSSDNGTSKGANLPELQKKGHYSSAQFRGSKADLWDGGHRVPFVVRWPGTIQAGSQSDQLICLTDLFATCSDFLGTVLPAHAAEDSVSFLPALSGQEITSTRHGVIHHSISGHFGYRQGKWKLLLARGSGGWTAPKEAEAKKQGAPVAQLYDMEADPGETTNLYESHPEVAARLLQQLEDDIARGRSTDGVDSENDTTKIKLWKSGQ